GTTATGGCCGACTATTTGGCGAGGGTAATGCACAGCTGCCGGTAGACAATATGCTAATGATCGATCGCATTAGTCGAATCACCGCTGACGGTGGCGAGTTTGGCAAAGGCGAAATCATCGCTGAATTAGACATCCACCCCGAGCTTTGGTTTTTTCAGTGCCACTTCCCTGGCGACCCTGTTATGCCGGGCTGTCTTGGCCTCGATGCAATGTGGCAATTACTGGGCT
The Pseudomonadales bacterium DNA segment above includes these coding regions:
- the fabA gene encoding bifunctional 3-hydroxydecanoyl-ACP dehydratase/trans-2-decenoyl-ACP isomerase, with amino-acid sequence MTDQNSFDKPALIECGYGRLFGEGNAQLPVDNMLMIDRISRITADGGEFGKGEIIAELDIHPELWFFQCHFPGDPVMPGCLGLDAMWQLLG